Proteins encoded by one window of Halosolutus gelatinilyticus:
- a CDS encoding 2-oxo acid dehydrogenase subunit E2, which yields MRKEFELPDVGEGVAEGELVTWRVDVGDRVEEDEVIAEVETDKALVEIPSPYDGEVAELRAEEGDVVPVDEVFIVFSVDDEVATGDDTNESERGSDEATDVDASAETAVSSESADLPGSPNEENECVHDERAFAPPSVRRLARELDVDLAALRTDGARVTKRDVREAAREASEAEETTSTSRDGASPESTVAGSPDATSGIDTHSGTDNRIRSVGDDERADRDRTLAMPATRRLARETGIDIDVVPASERRNGEAFVTPEDVRAYEADDHSSDAAAAETRSRRRERTTGDPRPGDRIPYTGIRRTIGERMAESKYTAPHVSHHDEIEVSKLVDVRTQLKARAEERGIRLTYLPFVVKAVVAALRSVPQVNAELDEENEEIILHGEYNIGIAVASDAGLMVPVIENADRKGLLKIAREIDDKAERARERSIRPEELRGSTFTITNIGAVGGEHASPIINYPEAAILALGSLEERPWAEDGEIVARPTLPISMSADHRIIDGAEAGRFTNEVKRYLNDPNLLLLE from the coding sequence ATGAGGAAGGAGTTCGAACTGCCGGACGTCGGCGAGGGCGTGGCCGAAGGAGAACTCGTCACTTGGCGCGTCGACGTCGGTGATCGCGTAGAAGAGGACGAGGTGATCGCCGAGGTCGAGACCGACAAGGCGCTCGTCGAAATTCCATCGCCTTACGACGGGGAGGTAGCAGAACTGCGCGCCGAGGAGGGTGACGTCGTTCCCGTCGACGAAGTGTTCATTGTCTTCAGCGTCGACGACGAAGTTGCTACCGGCGACGACACGAACGAGAGTGAACGAGGGAGTGACGAAGCTACAGATGTCGACGCGTCCGCCGAGACTGCCGTGAGCTCCGAATCGGCAGACCTGCCAGGGTCGCCAAATGAGGAGAACGAATGCGTTCACGACGAGCGCGCGTTCGCACCGCCCAGCGTGCGGCGACTCGCACGCGAACTGGACGTCGATCTTGCGGCGCTCCGGACCGACGGCGCTCGGGTCACGAAACGCGACGTCCGCGAGGCCGCGCGGGAAGCGAGTGAAGCGGAGGAGACAACCTCGACGTCCCGTGATGGGGCGAGCCCCGAATCGACCGTGGCCGGATCTCCCGATGCAACGTCGGGAATCGACACCCATTCAGGTACCGATAACAGGATCCGATCCGTGGGCGACGATGAGCGCGCCGACCGCGACAGGACGCTCGCGATGCCGGCGACTAGGCGGCTCGCCCGCGAAACGGGAATCGACATCGATGTCGTGCCCGCTAGCGAGCGGCGAAACGGCGAGGCGTTCGTGACGCCCGAGGACGTTCGTGCTTACGAGGCGGACGATCACTCGTCGGACGCTGCAGCAGCCGAGACACGGTCCCGGCGTCGAGAGCGGACGACCGGGGATCCCCGGCCCGGCGATCGAATTCCCTACACCGGCATCCGACGAACGATCGGCGAGCGGATGGCGGAGTCAAAATACACGGCTCCGCACGTGAGCCACCACGACGAGATCGAAGTCTCGAAGCTCGTCGACGTACGCACCCAGCTCAAAGCGCGTGCGGAAGAGCGTGGAATCCGGCTCACCTATCTTCCGTTCGTCGTCAAAGCGGTAGTGGCGGCGCTGAGATCGGTTCCGCAAGTCAATGCCGAACTCGACGAAGAGAACGAAGAGATCATCCTCCACGGCGAATACAACATCGGGATCGCCGTCGCCAGTGACGCCGGTCTCATGGTCCCGGTGATCGAAAACGCCGATCGGAAGGGGCTGCTCAAGATTGCCCGCGAAATCGACGACAAGGCCGAACGGGCCCGAGAGCGATCTATCAGGCCCGAAGAACTCCGCGGAAGCACGTTTACGATCACCAATATCGGCGCCGTCGGCGGCGAGCACGCGTCGCCGATCATTAACTATCCCGAGGCGGCGATTCTCGCGCTTGGTTCGCTGGAGGAGCGACCGTGGGCCGAAGATGGCGAGATCGTCGCCCGGCCGACGCTTCCGATCTCCATGTCGGCCGACCACCGAATCATCGACGGGGCCGAGGCCGGACGGTTCACGAACGAGGTCAAACGATACCTGAACGATCCCAACCTGCTACTGCTCGAATAA